One Dyadobacter sp. NIV53 DNA segment encodes these proteins:
- a CDS encoding BrnT family toxin, protein MALKFEWDMGNSKHVIDDHPERENTVQEVESVFSDPNFIIVPDKIDEHGEQRYSGVGVGNDKDEKFVIFVVRNGSIRPISCRRANKKDRIRYYENIIKNI, encoded by the coding sequence ATGGCTTTAAAATTCGAGTGGGACATGGGAAATTCAAAACATGTAATAGATGACCACCCTGAAAGAGAAAACACAGTCCAGGAAGTTGAAAGTGTGTTTTCTGATCCGAACTTTATCATTGTTCCGGATAAAATAGACGAACATGGTGAGCAGCGATACAGCGGTGTAGGTGTAGGGAATGATAAAGACGAAAAATTTGTAATATTCGTGGTAAGAAATGGCAGCATAAGGCCAATAAGCTGCAGGAGAGCAAACAAAAAAGACAGGATCAGATATTATGAAAACATCATCAAAAACATCTAA
- a CDS encoding BfmA/BtgA family mobilization protein, translating to MEKKYNKSVRFTDTTDEKFGKIAEKLGRSKQDLLAEMVDYFYKSKKDPADLSDEILKKELGQGINRIISFIKVQEKDILAPMLAEQKIQMEQIQGLGTEFEAFFEMLPEGKMRGKFVSLATEMIKASNGSREVLLEVQKNQKEVYAMLRGKGRLQDHYIKIIEHYIQIREGLNSITQARLVKDLQDETRRQLKQI from the coding sequence ATGGAAAAGAAGTACAATAAGTCAGTCCGTTTTACGGACACGACCGACGAGAAATTTGGTAAAATCGCCGAAAAGCTGGGGCGTAGCAAGCAGGATCTACTTGCTGAAATGGTCGACTATTTTTACAAGTCTAAGAAAGACCCGGCTGATCTGAGCGACGAGATTTTGAAGAAAGAGCTCGGTCAGGGGATTAACCGGATCATTAGTTTTATCAAAGTCCAGGAAAAGGATATCCTAGCGCCGATGCTTGCAGAACAAAAGATACAGATGGAGCAGATCCAGGGATTGGGTACTGAGTTCGAAGCATTTTTTGAGATGCTTCCGGAAGGAAAAATGCGGGGTAAATTTGTTAGCCTGGCTACTGAAATGATTAAAGCTTCAAATGGAAGCAGAGAGGTGCTTTTAGAGGTACAGAAGAATCAGAAGGAGGTCTATGCCATGCTAAGGGGGAAGGGGCGGTTACAGGATCATTATATCAAGATCATAGAACATTACATCCAGATCCGGGAAGGGTTAAATTCTATTACCCAGGCCAGACTTGTGAAAGATCTTCAGGACGAAACACGCCGGCAACTTAAACAGATCTGA